CGGTCCTTGAGCACACCGGCGCGGATGCCGTCGAACGCCTCGATCGGAGTGCCCTCTGGGTTGCTGTCGGTCTTCACCATCAGCGGCGGAACGGCCCCGGCGGTGATGACCTTGGCAACCCGTCCCTTGCCGTACTGGGCGGCGTAGCGCACCACTTCTCCGCCACCGGTGGAGTGGCCCACGACCACGAGGTCGGTGAGGTCGAGCGATTCCACCAGCTCGGCGAGGTCCTTGGCGTAGGTGTCCATGTCGTTGCCCGTGTAGGTCTTCGACGAGCGCCCGTGACCGCGGCGGTCGTGCGCGATGGCGCGGTAGCCGGCATCCGCCAGCAGCTTGAGCTCGACCTGCCAGGCGTCCGACGACAGCGGCCAACCGTGGCTGAGCAGCACGGGCCGGCCGGTGCCCTGCTCGGTGTAGTAGATCTCGGTTCCGTCTGAGGTGGTGAAGTAAGGCATTGTTCTCTCTCTTTCGGGGTTGATGCGGACTTCTTCGGGAGGGGAGCTGGTTACGCCAGATACGCCAGGGCGCCCACGATGAGGTCGGCGACAGCGTTGGGGTTGGACACCATGACCGAGTGCGAGGCGTCCGGGATCTCGACGGTCTTCAGGGAACCGGCGCGCTCCGCCATGAAGCGCAGGCCCTCCACCGGGATGTTCTTGTCGGCGGTGCCGAAGATGAACCAGGACGGCAGCGTCTTCCACGCGGGGGTTTCGGCGGGCTGTGGTTCGCCGAGGGCGAAGTCGCGAATGGCCCGCTGCGTCGCGGCGGCGATCTTCGCCTCTGCGAGGGGAACGTCACCGGCGAACTGATTCGGGAAGAGCTCACGGTCCACGATGAGGTCATTCGTCCCATCGCCCAGGGCATACGGGCGCACCGTCTCGCCCAGAGTGCTGCCAGGGAATTGGCCGGTGAGCCCGAGCGAGGTTTCGCCGTGGTCGGGCGCGAAGGCGGCGACGTAGACCAGTCCGGCCACAGCTTCGCTGCCAACGGCCGCCTCGGTGATAACGGCGCCGCCGTAGGAATGGCCGACCAGGAGCACCGGGCCGCCGACCGACTCGACGGCGCGGCGCACGTTGTCGGCGTCGGTGCTGACGCTGCGGAGTGGGTTCGGGGTAGCGAAGGCGGCGATTCCGCGGTCAAGGAGATTCGCCAGGACGCCGCTCCAGCTGGCGGATTCGGCGAAGGCGCCGTGCACGAGAACGACGGTGGGGGAGTCAGACATGAGTGCTCTCTTCCGGTTGTGGTCTACGGGTGGACGGTTAGCTGAATTCGACGATGAGCTCGACTTCGACCGGGGAATTCAGCGGCAGTACGGCGACGCCCACGGCGCTGCGGGCGTGCACGCCGGCGTCGCCGAAGATCTCTCCGAGCACCTCTGAGGCACCGTTCAGCACTGCAGGCTGATCGGTGAATCCGGGGTCCGACGCCACAAACCCCACGACCTTGATCACCCGGGTGACCCGGTCGAGGGAGCCGAGCACACTCGCCACGGCGGCCAAGGCATTCAGGGCGCTGAGGCGGGCATAGCCCCGTGCCTCATCGGCCGTGACGGCAGCGCCGACCTTGCCGGTGGCAGGCAGCACGCCGTCGACGAAGGGGAGCTGCCCGGCCGTGTAGACCTGGTGGCCGCTGATGACGGCAGGAACGTACGTGCCAGCGGGCGCTGCGGCCTGCTGCGGCAGTGTGATCCCGAGTTCATCCAGGCGATCGGTGATCGTGGTCATGGCGCACGCTCCCTAGGGTTCCCTCCCCGGCTCGGGGAGAACTCCCTTCACGGTACGGTCGATGCTCCTGGTGTGCGTGTCCCTGCTGGTACCCCTGTCGCGGAGAGGGTGGTGACGGATGGGTCGAGGGAGGCGGCCAGGCGAGAGAACACCATGGCCGTGATGCTCTGCGGCGGCGCGGACAGCACGGTCAACTGGTACCCGGGCATGCTGCGCACCGCGAAGTTCTGCACGTCGATCTCGATGGCGCCCACGGCCTCCACCACCATATTGATCCGGGCGTCCTCCGAACCAGACACGTCGTACCGCGCCCACATCCGCTCGAAGTCGGGATCGTCGGAGAGTGCGTCGACGATCTCCTTCAGCCGTGGTGAGCGCGGATCGGCATCCCGCCGCAGGCCCGCCAGGCTGGAGCGGGTCATTTCCTCCCACTCCACGAGGGAGTGCTTCATCCGGTCCACGAAGAGGCGGAGCACAACGTTGGATCCGGCCGAGAGCCCGCCATTGCCGAACACGTGGGCGAGCGGGTTGGCCGCCACGATGTCGCGGTGGCTGTCGGACACGTATGCGGGGGTGTGGGTCCAGTGGCCGAGCACGCGCGTGATCCGCTCGGCCGATTCCGCGTCGGGTTGCACGGGCTGGGGCAGCTCACCGCTGGCGACCCGCAACAGGTACTGCCGCGAATCGGCGTCAAGCCCGAGTGCTCGAGCGAGGGCGTTCAGCACCTGATCGGATGGCCGGCCGCCGCGGCCCTTCTCCAATCGCAGGTAGTACTCGGCGCTGATCCCGGCGAGCCGGGCGACCTCGTCCCGTCGCAGCCCAGGCACCCGGCGACCCGTATCCCGCACGATCCCCGCGTCCTCCGGCTGGCAGACATGGCGGCGAGCCCGTAGGAACTCGCCCAACACGATCAACCCCGCAGACATATGCGCTCCTACCGTTCGGATAGGTCCACCGTACGTCGTAGAGCGATGCCTCCACATCCCCTTGACGTGGGAAAGTCAGGCCGTTCGTGACGCCGGTTTCGGCGGTGAGATCGGCCAGGGACGCCCTCTGGTAGCCGTGCACCCAGAACAGCTCGATGGCGGCGTCGAGGAGGGCGTCCTCGTCGAAGGTGCGGGTGCGCGGCATCCCATCACGCTACTCCTGCACGGAAGTGTCCTTCCGCAGGCAGCGCCCTACAGATCGACCTCGCCGCAGAGGTGCACCTGCACACCCAGCTCGGCGAACAGCGCGGCCTTGGCCATGAGGGCGCGGTCTGCAGTCTCGGCGTCGGGCGCGTAGACCACCTGCAGGTGGTTGGCCTTGTGCCGGGCCATCAGCTGGTCGCGACTGACACCGTGCAGCACGCCGTGCATGATCGGCCACTGCTTGTCGGTGGCGTTCAGGCGCCGCTGCGTTTCTTCCTCGGGCAGGTCGGCCACGTGTCCGCGTCCGAGGTCGACGTGCAGGATGCCGTCCATGATGAACACCCGCGACCACACGATCTCGCCCGGCTTCGAGGTGCCGGAGAGGGTCGAGCCGCCCTTGGGGAAGAACACGGCGGGCTGCCGGTTGCCGTGGGACTTGTCGTAGCCGCCGTTGTGCGAGGCCGGAACGGCGCCGGAGATCTCGAAGACCCAGACGAACTCGTCGCCGTACTGCTCACCCCAGCGGATGTCGTGCAGGGTGTTGGCCGGGTCCAGCCCCATGGCCACCCAGATGCGGTTGGTCACGAGGGCGTCAACGGCCACCCCCTCGTCCACCTCGTTGAAGTGCGGCAGGGCGGCGCCGGCATACAGCTCGCGGGCGCCGTCCCGGGAGAACACCGGCGGACGCTCCACGTTGTTGAGCAGACCCTCCACCAGATCGGAGGCCGGCACCATGTCTTTCAGGCCCTGCTGGTACTGGATGCCGATCGCATCGGCGCCGAAGTCGTCGGCGATGCGCAGCGCGGCCACGTACATCTTCAGCTGCTCGTGCACCTGCGCCTCGGTGAGGTCGGCGGTGTCGTCCGGGCCGAAGTGGAAGGTGAAGCCCACCCCGTCGAGCCAGGACCGCACGGCCTGCGCCTCGGCATCCGTCACCGTGTACATCTCGGCGAGCAGGGCCGATTGGGAGAGCCGCTCCTTGTAGATGCCGAGTG
This is a stretch of genomic DNA from Cryobacterium soli. It encodes these proteins:
- a CDS encoding alpha/beta fold hydrolase, with the protein product MPYFTTSDGTEIYYTEQGTGRPVLLSHGWPLSSDAWQVELKLLADAGYRAIAHDRRGHGRSSKTYTGNDMDTYAKDLAELVESLDLTDLVVVGHSTGGGEVVRYAAQYGKGRVAKVITAGAVPPLMVKTDSNPEGTPIEAFDGIRAGVLKDRSQFYQDLSEAFFGANREGSNVSQGAKDDFWRQGMLLNLAAAYDCVKAFSETDFTEDLQALEVPIFIAHGDDDQIVPIAAAALKSAELVKHGTLKIYGGAPHGVYGDYQDEFDEDMLAFIAK
- a CDS encoding alpha/beta fold hydrolase — encoded protein: MSDSPTVVLVHGAFAESASWSGVLANLLDRGIAAFATPNPLRSVSTDADNVRRAVESVGGPVLLVGHSYGGAVITEAAVGSEAVAGLVYVAAFAPDHGETSLGLTGQFPGSTLGETVRPYALGDGTNDLIVDRELFPNQFAGDVPLAEAKIAAATQRAIRDFALGEPQPAETPAWKTLPSWFIFGTADKNIPVEGLRFMAERAGSLKTVEIPDASHSVMVSNPNAVADLIVGALAYLA
- a CDS encoding RidA family protein, which translates into the protein MTTITDRLDELGITLPQQAAAPAGTYVPAVISGHQVYTAGQLPFVDGVLPATGKVGAAVTADEARGYARLSALNALAAVASVLGSLDRVTRVIKVVGFVASDPGFTDQPAVLNGASEVLGEIFGDAGVHARSAVGVAVLPLNSPVEVELIVEFS
- a CDS encoding helix-turn-helix domain-containing protein; the encoded protein is MSAGLIVLGEFLRARRHVCQPEDAGIVRDTGRRVPGLRRDEVARLAGISAEYYLRLEKGRGGRPSDQVLNALARALGLDADSRQYLLRVASGELPQPVQPDAESAERITRVLGHWTHTPAYVSDSHRDIVAANPLAHVFGNGGLSAGSNVVLRLFVDRMKHSLVEWEEMTRSSLAGLRRDADPRSPRLKEIVDALSDDPDFERMWARYDVSGSEDARINMVVEAVGAIEIDVQNFAVRSMPGYQLTVLSAPPQSITAMVFSRLAASLDPSVTTLSATGVPAGTRTPGASTVP
- a CDS encoding fucose isomerase, coding for MTDYAFPPTLQRPAVAPKTVYVVASGDLRLSANTAGWLTQQQLEADFARAVAGFGYEVHRAHDVNPETGHGFIDSQRAGLDVFRGIPLDAPLVVVDAVWQYSHHLLAGLRSHHGPILAVANWAGDFPGLVGLLNLTGSLTKAGIGYSSLWSKDFSDDWAVDKVGEWLATGSIVHDLSHVRDLGTLPDTAEVALGRSLARQLQEEKAIIGVFDEGCMGMYNAIIDDELLNALGIYKERLSQSALLAEMYTVTDAEAQAVRSWLDGVGFTFHFGPDDTADLTEAQVHEQLKMYVAALRIADDFGADAIGIQYQQGLKDMVPASDLVEGLLNNVERPPVFSRDGARELYAGAALPHFNEVDEGVAVDALVTNRIWVAMGLDPANTLHDIRWGEQYGDEFVWVFEISGAVPASHNGGYDKSHGNRQPAVFFPKGGSTLSGTSKPGEIVWSRVFIMDGILHVDLGRGHVADLPEEETQRRLNATDKQWPIMHGVLHGVSRDQLMARHKANHLQVVYAPDAETADRALMAKAALFAELGVQVHLCGEVDL